A region of Candidatus Dormiibacterota bacterium DNA encodes the following proteins:
- a CDS encoding cadherin-like domain-containing protein gives DRGDQFFLRAGADSTGVQTFKYGTAVRDFGGAIIYTDRGDLDVGAFDATSKTVRLKVAISKLNAILTAAGHPTLGHGSILAGLRGQAFTNAQGNNVKLDSTRGGTQFRLNRPPVAADDGYSLNEGSTLAVPAPGVLANDSDPDGDPLSAILVSGPAHGSLALTPDGTFVFAPNPGFSGIDGFTYRASDGNDDSGVANVSLTVFPRAGSIPDGGGVPGTPLTISAAGGNLTLTWGSSCRTGDTDYEIYEGTLGAYSSHTQKFCSTSGATTRTFPQPPGSTYYLVVPRNTAREGSYGRASDGTERPQGNNACVPQAIAAACP, from the coding sequence CGGACCGGGGCGATCAGTTCTTCCTCCGTGCCGGCGCCGATTCGACCGGAGTCCAGACCTTCAAGTACGGCACGGCCGTCAGGGACTTCGGCGGCGCGATCATCTACACCGACCGGGGCGACCTCGACGTTGGCGCGTTCGATGCCACGAGCAAGACCGTGAGGCTGAAAGTTGCTATCAGCAAGCTGAACGCCATCCTGACGGCGGCGGGGCATCCGACGCTGGGGCACGGCTCGATCCTGGCGGGATTGCGCGGCCAGGCGTTCACGAACGCCCAGGGGAACAACGTCAAGCTCGACTCGACGCGCGGGGGAACACAATTCAGGCTCAACCGGCCGCCCGTGGCGGCCGATGACGGCTACAGCCTCAACGAGGGCTCGACGCTGGCGGTCCCCGCGCCCGGTGTCCTCGCCAATGACAGCGACCCCGACGGCGACCCGTTGAGCGCGATCCTCGTCAGCGGCCCCGCGCACGGGTCGCTCGCGCTCACTCCCGACGGCACGTTCGTCTTCGCGCCGAACCCCGGCTTCAGCGGGATCGACGGCTTCACCTACAGGGCCAGCGATGGCAACGACGACTCCGGTGTGGCGAACGTCTCGCTCACCGTCTTCCCGAGGGCCGGATCGATCCCGGACGGGGGCGGCGTTCCAGGCACACCGCTCACGATCTCGGCGGCCGGCGGGAATCTCACGCTCACCTGGGGCTCCTCGTGCAGGACGGGCGACACGGACTACGAGATCTACGAGGGGACGCTGGGCGCCTACTCCAGCCACACGCAGAAGTTCTGCAGCACGAGTGGCGCGACGACCAGGACGTTCCCGCAACCGCCCGGGAGCACGTACTACCTGGTGGTTCCCCGCAACACGGCGCGGGAAGGCTCCTACGGACGGGCAAGCGACGGCACGGAACGTCCGCAAGGAAACAACGCGTGCGTGCCGCAGGCAATCGCTGCGGCCTGTCCATGA